The Streptomyces cathayae DNA segment CTCAAGGCCGGCGCCGCCTACCTGCCGGTCGACCCGGACTACCCGGCCGACCGCATCGGGTATCTGCTCACCGAGGCGAAGCCCGCCCTGCTGCTCACGGTCGCGGCGGCCGCGCTCCCCGAGGACCTGGACCTCCCCGTCCCCCGGCTGGCACTGGACGACCCGGCGCTGCTCACCGGACTCGAGTCGCTCGACGCCTCACCGCTGCCGGACACCGCCCGGCCCGACAACCCGGCCTACGTCATCTACACCTCCGGCTCCACCGGCCGCCCCAAGGGTGTGCCCGTGCCGCACCGGGGCATCGTCAACCGGCTGCTGTGGATGCAGGACCGCTACGGGTTGCGCGCCGACGACCGGGTGCTCCAGAAGACGCCGTCCGGCTTCGACGTGTCGGTGTGGGAGTTCTTCTGGCCGCTGATCACCGGTGCCACCCTGGTTCTGGCCCGTCCCGAGGGCCACCGGGACCCGGTGTACCTGGCCGGGCTGATCCGCGCCGAACGGATCACCACACTGCACTTCGTGCCGTCCATGCTCCAGGCCTTCCTCGCCGAGCCGGCCGCGGCCGGATGCGGGGAGTCCCTTCGTCGGGTGATCTGCAGCGGCGAGGCCCTCACCGGCGACCAGCGCTCCCGCTTCTTCGAACTGTTCGACGCCGAGCTGCACAACCTCTACGGCCCGACCGAGGCGTCCGTCGACATCACCCACTGGACCTGCGAGCCCTCCGAGGGGGCACGCTCCGTCCCGATCGGCCACCCGGTGTGGAACACGCGGGTGTACGTGCTGGACGCGGCGCTGCGGCCGGTCGCCCCGGGCGTGGCGGGAGAGCTCTACCTCGCGGGCGAGCAGCTGGCCCGCGGCTACCTGGGCCGTGCGGCACTGACCGCCGAGCGGTTCACCGCCTGCCCCTACGGCGACGCGGGCAGCCGCATGTACCGCACCGGCGACCTGGTCCGCTGGGGCTCCGACGGAGCCCTGGAGTACCTGGGCCGCGCCGACGACCAGGTCAAACTGCGCGGCTTCCGCATCGAACTCGGCGAGATCGAGTCGGTCCTGGTCGCCCACCCGGCCGTCGCCCAGGCGGCCGTCCTGGTCCGCGAGGACCGCCCCGGCGACAGACGGCTCGTCGCCTACACCGTCCCCGACGCCACCACCGCCCCGGAGGCGGACGCCGGTGCGCTGCGCAGGCACCTGACGGCCGCGCTGCCCGAGTACATGGTGCCGTCGGCCTTCGTCACCCTCGACGCCCTGCCGCTCACCCCCAACGGCAAGCTGGACCGCAAGGCCCTGCCCGCGCCCGAGGTACAGAGCGGAGAGCCCGGCCGCGCTCCGGCGACCGCGCAGGAGGCGCTGCTGTGCCGGCTGTTCGGGGAGATCCTCGGACTCGACGCCCCGGCCGGGGCCGACGACAGCTTCTTCGAGCTGGGCGGCCACTCCCTGCTGGGCACCCGTCTGATCAGCCTGATCCGTACCGAGGCCGATGTCGAACTGCCCATCCGGGCCCTGTTCGAGACGCCCACCCCGGCGGGGCTCGCCCTCCTGCTCGGCGACGCACGACCGGCCCGCAGGGCCCTGTCCCGCGGACCGCGCCCCGAGCACCTGCCCGTTTCGTACGCGCAGCAGCGGCTGTGGTTCCTCAGCCGACTGGACGGCGCGGAGGCCGCCACGTACAACCTGCCGGTCGCCCTGCGGCTCACCGGCTCGGTGGACTCCGCCGCACTGGCCGCGGCCCTGCGGGACGTGGTCGGCCGCCACGAGGCGCTGCGCACCGTCTTCCGAGAGGTCGGCGGCAGCCCGGTGCAGCTCGTCCTGGACGGGGCGGCGCCCCGGCTGGACATCGTCGAGGTCCGTGAGAAGGAGCTGCGGGCGGCGCTCGACGCGACCGCGGCGCGCGGCTTCGACCTCTCGGCCGACCTGCCGCTGCGGGCGACGCTGTTCCGGCTCGGCGAGCGGGAACACGTGCTGCTGCTCGTGCTGCACCACATCGCCGCCGACGGATGGTCCATGGGCCCGTTGGCGCGTGACCTGTCGGTCGCCTACACGGCACGGTGCCGCGGCGAGGCGCCGGCCTGGAACGAACTGCCGGTGCAGTACGCGGACTACGCACTGTGGCAGCGGGAGGTCCTCGGCAGCGAGGACGACCCGGACAGTGTGGTCTCCGGCCAGCTGGAGTTCTGGCGCCAGACACTGGCCGGTGTGCCCGAGGAGCTGTCCCTGCCGGCGGACCGGCCGCGCCCGCCACACTTCTCCTACCGCGGCGACGTGGTCCCCTTCGCCCTGGACGCGGACGTGCACGCGGGACTGGCCGCGCTGGCGCGGGAGTCCGGCGCCAGCCTGTTCATGGTGCTGCAGGCCGCCGTCGCCGTCTGGCTGGGCAAGCTCGGCGCCGGCACCGACGTGCCGCTGGGCACCCCGGTCGCCGGACGCACCGACAGCGCGCTGGACGACCTCGTCGGCTTCTTCGTCAACACCCTGGTACTGCGCACCGACACCTCCGGCGACCCGACGTTCCGGGAGCTGCTGGACCGGGTCCGGGAGACCGACCTGGAGGCCTACGCGCACCAGGACGTCCCCTTCGAGCGCCTCGTCGACCTGGTCAGCCCCGAGCGCTCCCTGGCCCGCCATCCCCTCTTCCAGGTCATGCTCACCCTGCAGAACGCGGGTGGCAGCGACCTCGAGCTGCCCGGTCTGACCGTACGGAACGAGGACACGGACACGGGCGCCGCCAAGTTCGACCTCTCTCTGACCTTCGGTGAGCGGTCGGCCGGGGACGGTTCCCCGGCCGGGCTGGACGGGTTCGTCGACTTCGCCCTGGACCTGTTCGACCGGACCACCGTGGAGACGTTCCTCGGCCGGCTGGAGCGGGTGCTCCGCGCGGTCGTGGCCGACCCCGACGCCCCGGTCGGCACGGTGGACGTCCTGTCCACCGCCGAGCGCACCGACATCCTGACCACCTGGAACGACACCACCACCCCGGTCCTCACCGGCACCCTCCCGGACCTGTTCCAGGCCCAGGCCGCCCGCACCCCCACCCACACCGCCCTGGCCGCCGCGGACGGCGAGAGCCTCACCTACAGCGAACTCAACCAGCGCGCCAACCGCCTCGCCCGGCACCTGATCGGCCACGGCGCCGGACCCGAACGCATCGTCGCCCTGGTCCTGCCCCGCTCCGTGGAACTCCTCGTCGCGGAACTCGCCGTCCTCAAGACCGGCGCCGCCTTCCTGCCCATCGACCCCGCCCACCCCATCGACCGCATCGCCTACACCCTCGACGACGCCAACCCCGTCCTCGTCCTCACCCGCGACCTGTCCCGCCTCCCGCACACCACCACCGGCACACGCACCATCCTGCACATCGGAGATCTCCCGCTCGGCGACCACGCATTCCACGACAACGCCGCCACCGATCTCACGGACGCGGACCGCCTGTCCCCGCTGACCGTGGCCCACCCGGCCTACGTGATCTACACCTCCGGCTCCACCGGCCGCCCCAAGGGTGTCGTCGTCTCCCACACCGGCGTCGGCAACCTCGCCTCCGCACAGATCGACCGCTTCGCCCTCACCCCCCACAGCCGCCTGCTGCAATTCGCCTCCCCCAGCTTCGACGCCTCCGTCTCCGAGGTCTTCACCACCTGGCTCTCCGGCGCCACCCTCATCACCGCCACCGCCGACCACCTGCGCCCCGGCCCCGACCTCGCCGACACCGTCCGCGACCTCCACGTCACCCACGCCACCATCCCCCCCGCCGCCCTGGCCGCCATGCAACCCTCGGACCTGCCCACCCTGACCACCCTCGTCGTCGCCGGCGAAGCCGTCCCCGCCCAGGTCGTCGCGAACTGGGCACCCGGCCGCCGCATGATCAACGCCTACGGACCCACCGAAACCACCGTCTGCGCCACCATGAGCACCCCCCTGACCGGCACCCCACCGGACAGCGTGCCCATCGGCACCCCCATCACCAACACCCGCACCTACGTCCTCGACGAGGGGCTGCGCCCCGCCGCCCCCGGCGTGGTGGGCGAGCTGTACGTGGCCGGCACCGGCCTGGCCCGCGGCTACCTGAACCGACCCGAACTCACCGCCGAACGCTTCATCGCATGCCCCTACGGAACACCGGGCGAGCGCATGTACCGCACCGGCGACCTGGCCCGCTGGACCGCAGACGGCGAACTCACCTACCTCGGCCGCACCGACGACCAGATCAAACTCCGCGGCCACCGCATCGAACTCGGAGAAATCGAAACCGCCCTCCGGCACCTCGACGGCATCCGCCAGGCCGCCGCCACCCTCCGCGAGGACCGCCCCGGCGACCGCCGCCTGGTCGCCTACATCGTCACGGACGACAGCCACACGACCGATCCGACGACGGTGCGGGAAGCACTGCGGACATCGCTGCCGGAACACATGATCCCGGCCGCGATCGTCCCCCTCGACACCCTCCCCCTGACCGTCCACGGCAAGCTCGACCGCACCGCCCTCCCCGCACCCGACATCACCGCCACCGGTGCGGGCCGGGCCCCCCGGACCGTCCAGGAAGCGCTGCTCTGCGACCTGTTCGCCGAGGTGCTGGGAGTGGAGGCCGTCGGCGTCGACGACGGCTTCTTCGACCTCGGGGGCCACTCCCTGCTGGCCACCCGGCTCGCGAGCCGCATCCGGGACGAGCTCGGCGTGGAGCTGCCGGTGCGCAGCGTCTTCGAGCACCCGACCGTGGCCGCGCTCGTCCGGCAGCTCGGCTCGGAGTCCGGGGTACGTCCCCCGGTGCGCGCGGTCGAACGCCCCGCGGAGGTTCCGCTCTCCTTCGCCCAGCGCAGGCTGTGGTTCCTCGGTCACTTCGACGGGCCCAGCGCCGCGTACAACATCCCGCTGGCGTTGAGTCTGAGCGGCGACCTGGACCGGGAGGCTCTCGCCGCCGCGCTGCGCGACGTGGTCGACCGGCACGAGAGCCTGCGGACCGTCTTCCCCGACACCGACGGGCGCCCGCGCCAGCTGGTGCTGGAGGCAGCCGCCCTCGGTCTCGGACTGCCGGTCACCGAGGTCACCGAAGCCGAACTGCCCGGCGCGCTGAGCGCCGCGGCCGGCCACGCCTTCGACCTGACGGCCGATGTACCGCTGAAGGCGGACCTCTTCGCTCTCGCTCCCGACCGGCATGTGCTCCACCTGCTGGTGCACCACATCGCCGCCGACGGCGCCTCGCTGGCGCCGCTGGCCAGGGACCTGTCCACCGCCTACGCGGCGCGCCGCCTGGCACGGACTCCCGACTGGGAGCCCCTGCGGGTGCAGTACGCGGACTACACGCTGTGGCAGCGGGAGGTGCTGGGCAGCGAGGACGACCCGGACAGCAAGGTCTCGGCTCAGCTGGAGCACTGGCGTACCGCTCTCGCGGATCTCCCCGAGGAGCTGGCGCTGCCGACCGACCGGCCGCGGCCCCAGCGTTCCTCCCACCGCGGCGGCCTGGTCCCGCTGGAACTCGATGCCGAGCTGCACGCCCGGATCGCGACGCTGGCACGCCGTACCGGTACCAGCGTGTTCATGGTCCTCCAGGCGGCCACCGCCGCCCTGCTCACCAAGATGGGGGCCGGCACGGATGTCCCGATCGGCACGCCGGTCGCCGGACGGACCGACAGCGCCCTCGACGACCTCGTCGGCTTCTTCGTCAACACCCTGGTGCTGCGCACCGACACCTCCGGCAATCCGACCTTCCGGGAGCTGCTGGCACGGGTCCGGGACACCGACCTCGCTGCCTACGCGCACCAGGACGTTCCGTTCGAGCGGCTCGTGGAGGTGATGAACCCGGAGCGCTCGGCGGCCCGGCACCCGTTGTTCCAGGTCAACCTGACCTTCCACAACCAGACCCCCGCCGCGGACGGCCTGGAACTGCCCGGGCTGACGTTCGGCGGTCACCCGGTCGAGCACAGCGTCGCCAAGTACGACCTGGCGCTGAGCCTCACCGAGCAGCGGGCTCCCGACGGTTCGGCCGCAGGGATCACGGGCGCTCTGGAGTTCGCCGTCGACCTCTTCGACGCGTCCACGGCCGACAGCCTGGCCGAGCGTTTCGTGCGGCTGCTGTCCACGTGGACCGAGGAGCCCGACCGGGCGCTCGGCGACGTGCACGTCCTGGACGTGGCCGAGTGGGATGCCGCTCTCGCCGGTGCCGGTGCGGTGGTGGACCGGGCCGGTGCGGACGGACCGTCGCTGGCGGAGCTGTTCGAGGACCGCGCCGCCGGCACACCGGACGCCACCGCCCTGCTCTGCGGCGACCGAACGGTCTCCTACCGCGAGCTGAACGCCTCGGCGAACCGGCTGGCACGCCGGCTGGTCGCCACCGGCGCCGGACCCGGCCGGTTCGTCGGACTCGCCCTGCCCAGATCCGTCGAACTCGTCACCGCCCTGCTCGCCGTCATCAAATCCGGCGCCGCCTACGTCCCCATGGACCCCGACTACCCCGCCGACCGCCTCGCCCACATGGTCGCCGACTCCTCCCCCGCCCTCGTCGTCACCACCTCCGGCGTGGACCTGTCGGGCGTCGACTGCGGTGACGCGGCCCTCCTCGTCCTGGACGACCCGCACGTACCGGCGGACCTGACCGACCTGGCCGACGACGACCTCACCGACACCGAACGCGGCGGCCTGCTCTGCCCCGGCTCCGCCGCCTACGTCATCTACACCTCCGGCTCCACCGGCCGCCCCAAGGGCGTCGTCGTCCCCCACGGCAACGTGGTGCGGCTGTTCTCGGCGACCGACCACTGGTTCGGCTTCGGACCCGACGACGTGTGGACCCTCTTCCACAGCTACGCCTTCGACTTCTCCGTCTGGGAGATCTGGGGCCCCCTGCTGCACGGCGGCCGCCTCGTCGTCGTCCCCTTCGAGGTCTCCCGCTCCCCGGAGGACTTCCTGGAACTGCTGGCCGACCAGAAGGTCACCGTCCTCAACCAGACCCCCTCCGCCTTCCACCAGCTGATGCGGGCCGAGGGCGAACGCCCGGACCTGGCCGCCCGGTTGACCCTGCGCTACGTCGTCTTCGGCGGCGAGGCCCTCGACCTGTGGCGACTGGAGGAGTGGTACGGCCGCCACCGCGAGGACGCCCCCCGCCTGGTCAACATGTACGGCATCACCGAGACCACCGTCCACGTCACCCACCGCGCCCTGGACCAGCTGACCGCCAAGTCCGCCCCGGGCAGTCTCATCGGCCGGCCCATCCCCGACCTGCGGGTGCACGTCCTCGACGCGCGCCTCGCTCCGGTCCCCGCCGGTGTCGTCGGTGAGATGTACGTGGCCGGCGCGGGCCTGGCCGACGGCTACCTCGGCCGCCATGCCCTGACCGCCGAGCGCTTCGTCGCCGATCCGTACGGCCCGCCCGGCACCCGCATGTACCGCACCGGCGACCTGGCACGCCGCACCAAGGACAGTGACCTGGAGTACCTCGGCCGCGCCGACCAGCAGGTCAAGATCCGCGGCTTCCGCATCGAACTCGGCGAGATCGAGGCCTGCCTCGCCTCGCACCCGCAGACCGGCCAGGTCGCCGTCGTCGTACGGGAGGACCGACCGGGCGACCGCAAGCTCGTCGGGTACGTCGTCCCGCAGGCGGAGAGCGGAGCCCCGGAGGCGGAGGACCTGCGCAAGCACCTGCGTACGCAGCTCCCCGAGTACATGGTTCCGTCGGCGTTCGTCACGCTCGACGTCCTGCCGCTGACCGCCAACGGCAAGCTCGACCGCAAGGCGCTGCCCGCCCCCGACTTCGCCGCGGCGGCGGGAGGCCGCGCGGCGCGGACCGAACGTGAGGAGCTGCTCTGCGGTCTGTTCGCCGAAGTCCTCGGGCTGCCCGCCGTCGGCGTGGACGACGGCTTCTTCGACCTGGGCGGCGACTCCATCGTCTCCATCCAGCTCGTCGCCCGCGCCCGCAGGGCCGGACTGCTCCTGACCCCGCGCGACATCTTCGAGCACAAGACGGTCGAGGCGCTGGCCACCGTCGCCGCCGTCGTCGACCGCACGGCCGACGAGGGCCCGGACGCCGGGATCGGGACCGTGGGGGCGACGCCGATCGTCCGCTGGCTGGAGGAGCGCGGCGGCCCCGTCGACCGCTTCAACCAGTCGACGCTGCTCCAGGTCCCCGCGGGTGCGTCGGCCGGGCATCTGACGGCCGCGCTGCAGACGCTGCTGGACCACCACGACATGCTGCGGGCGCGGCTGACGCGCGGCGCCGACGGCTGGTCGCTGGAGGTCCCGGAGCGTGGCACGGTCGACGCGGGCGACCTGTTGTACAGGGCGGCGCTGCCGTCGGGTCCGGTACGGGCCGAGTCGCTCGCCGAAGCGTTGGAGGAGCACGCCACCGCGGCGTGGGACCGGCTCTCGCCCGAGAACGGCGTCATGGTCCAGGCGGTCTGGTTCGACGCCGGCCCGGACCATCCGGGACGGCTGCTGCTGATCGCCCACCACCTCGTGGTCGACGGCGTCTCCTGGCGGGTCATCACCCCCGATCTGGCCGCGGCGTACCAAGCCCTGGCCGGTGGTGGCAAGCCGGTGCTCGAACCGGTGCCCACGTCCTTCCGTACCTGGGCCCGCCTGCTGAACGAGGAGGCCCACAAGCCCGCACGCGTCGGTGACCTGAGCCGCTGGACGACGATGCTGGCCGCCGCCGAACCGCTGCTCGGCGAGCGTCCGCTCGATCCGGCGCGTGACACCCGGGCGACCGCGCGCACCCTCACCCTGTCCCTCGCCCGCGAGCACACCGAACCGCTGCTGACCTCCGTCGTCTCCGCGTTCCACGCCGGGGTGAACGACGTGCTGCTGACCGGATTCGCGCTGGCCGTGGCCGAGTGGCAGGAGAGCCGGGGCCGCAGCACCCGGGGTGTGCTGGTGGACCTCGAAGGCCATGGCCGGACCGGACCGGGCGACGCCGCCTGCGACCTGTCGCGCACGGTCGGCTGGTTCACCGGGATCCACCCGGTACGGCTGGAGACCGGCCACCAGGACTGGGAGCGGCTCGCCGCCACCGGCTCGGGCGCGGGCAGGGTGCTCAAGCAGGTCAAGGAGCAGTTGCGTGCGGTGCCCGACAACGGGCTCGGCTACGGGCTGCTGCGCTACCTCAACCCGAACACCCGGGCCGTCCTGGCCGAACTCGCCCCGCCGCAGATCGGGTTCAACTACCTGGGCCGGCTCGGCGGGGGCGGCGAGGCGGCCGAGGCCGCGGACTGGGGCCCGGCCCCCGAGTCGGGCGGGCTCGGCGGCGGCTCCGACGACGCCATGCCGCTCGCGCACCCGCTGGAGGTCAACGCCTTCACCCAGGACGGCCCCGGGGGCCCGCAGCTCGTGGCCACCTGGACCTGGGCCGGGGAACTCCTCGGCGAGGAGGACGTGGCCGGGCTGGCCGAAGGGTGGTTCCGCATGCTCCGCATGCTCGCCGAGCACGCGGCCGCTCCCGAGGCCGGCGGCTGGACGCCTTCCGACCTGCCCCTGGTGTCACTGAGCCAGCACGACATCGACGGCCTCGGAGACGACCTCGACGAGGCCTTCGAGGACGACCTCGAGGACGACTTCGACGGTCCCGACGCGTCCGACGGTCACCGGGACCGAGGGACGCGGCAGAACCAGCAGAACACCGCACACGACGATGCCGAGGCCGGCACCGACTGGAGGAACCGATGACCAAGCCGGCGATCGAGGACGTGCTCCCGCTGTCACCGCTGCAGGAGGGGCTGCTGTTCCACGCACTGCTCGACGAGCAGGAGATGGACGTCTACACGGTGCAGCTGGTGCTGGAGCTGACCGGTCTGGTGGACACCGAGCGGATGACGGCCGCCGTCGCCGCGCTCGTCGCCCGGCACACCAGCCTGCGCGCCGGCTTCCGGCACGAGGGTCTGGAGCGCCCGGTGCAGGTGATCCGCAGCCGGGTCCGGCCGCCCTACCGGGAGGTCGACCTCGGCGGGCTGCCGCAGGACGAGCGGCCCGCCGCGCTGGAGAAGACGCTGGCCGAGGACCGCGCGCGCCGCTTCGATCTGAACCGGCCGCCGCTGGTGCGCTTCACCCTGGTACGCCTCGGCGAGCGCGAGCACCGGCTCGTGGTGAGCAACCATCACATCCTGCTGGACGGCTGGTCCACACCGTTGCTGGTCAGCGAGCTCTTCACGCTGTACAGGCAGCACGGCGACGCGTCCGGTATGCCGCATGTCACGCCGTACCGCGACTATCTGGCGTG contains these protein-coding regions:
- a CDS encoding non-ribosomal peptide synthase/polyketide synthase: MNGAGLEDVLPLSPMQEGMLYHALLDEQELDVYGGQIAFDFEGALDVAALKTAAAALLRRHANLRAGFVHEGLDKPVQIIPREVELPWQEIDLTDVAAEDEPERLEALMLADRARHFDLTAPPLVRFSLVRLSGGRFRFVLANHHILLDGWSMAIMLRELFVLYAQGGDDTGLPRVTPYRDYLAWAAAQNRDEAAKAWGRALAGVEEPTLLAPAAPAAATEPPHYHHHELSEELTAAVASLARRHDLTANTVVQASWGVLLGRLTGRDDVVFGSTVSGRPPEMAGMENMVGLFINTLPVRVRLDAGQPVADLLRRLQDEQSELMDHQHYGLSDIQSLLGGGELFDTITAFESYPVDTDGFSQPAEGLRVTGVHTTDDNHYPISLAILPGERMRLRLGYRPDLFTAEQAELIGRRLQHILESFTGAPEQLLGRLDVLTGAEREQLLQAWRGARPAAPAASFPALFEAQAARTPHAPAVVSDDGTLSYAQLNARANRLAHHLIDRGVGPERIVALLLPRSVDIVVARLAVMKAGGAYLPVDPDYPADRIAYMLDDADPVLVITTGHEADRIPGSTTAGHVLLDRLDLAAAPTTDPTDPDRPAPLTVAHPAYVIYTSGSTGRPKGVVVSHQGLAAFATMLAHRCAVAPHSRVLQFSSPSFDASVLELCMSLPWGAALVVPPPGPLADEALGRVLAQHAITHALIPPAALATVPALDLPDFTTLLVGGDATDATLVDRWAPGRRMINAYGPTESTVVATLSEPLVAGAGTAPPIGRAIDGTSVFVLDAALRPVAPGVAGELYLAGEQLARGYLGRAALTAERFTACPYGDAGSRMYRTGDLVRSAEDGTLEYLGRADDQVKLRGFRIELGEIETALTACAGVGRSVVLVREDRPGDKRLVAYTVPRDVQGPPVEPRALREQLAATLPEYMVPSSFVVLRELPLTANGKLDRKALPAPEETAGGAGRAPRTPQEEILCGLFAEILGRPSVGVDDSFFDLGGHSLQATRLVSRVRSAFDAELPLRSLFESATPAGLAALLQRSADGRPALESRPRPTEVPLSFAQRRLWFLGRFNTTGAGYNIPLVLQLDGDLDRHALSEALADVVARHESLRTVFAEADGRPHQVVLPPAPAAPFLPVAATDDDLDDRLAEAASLPFDLAAETPLRATLFALDERRHVLLLLLHHIAGDGWSLAPLARDLSAAYAARRAGEAPAWEPLPVQYADYSLWQHDLFGDEDDQDSVGARQIAHWKQVLAGLPEELALPTDRPRPAQASLRGDVVAFSLTPKLHRGLVQLSRDSRCSLFMVLQAGLAALLDRLGCGEDIPIGTAVAGRTDEALDDLVGCFVNNLVLRTDTSGNPTFRELLSRVRETDLTAYAHQDVSFDRLVEVLNPGRSLARHPLFQVMLTLQNTERATLELPGLSVAPRAVQTHSARFDLALELGERRGADGSHDGLDGIVEYSTDLFDRTTVEKITTRFVRLLEAVVADADRAIGRIDVLGPVERHELLVRRNDTGHEVPATTLNGLLAEQTARTPDASALVFEDTTLTYAELDARANRLARRLVAEGVGPEGTVAVAVPRSPELVVALLAVLKAGAAYLPVDPDYPADRIGYLLTEAKPALLLTVAAAALPEDLDLPVPRLALDDPALLTGLESLDASPLPDTARPDNPAYVIYTSGSTGRPKGVPVPHRGIVNRLLWMQDRYGLRADDRVLQKTPSGFDVSVWEFFWPLITGATLVLARPEGHRDPVYLAGLIRAERITTLHFVPSMLQAFLAEPAAAGCGESLRRVICSGEALTGDQRSRFFELFDAELHNLYGPTEASVDITHWTCEPSEGARSVPIGHPVWNTRVYVLDAALRPVAPGVAGELYLAGEQLARGYLGRAALTAERFTACPYGDAGSRMYRTGDLVRWGSDGALEYLGRADDQVKLRGFRIELGEIESVLVAHPAVAQAAVLVREDRPGDRRLVAYTVPDATTAPEADAGALRRHLTAALPEYMVPSAFVTLDALPLTPNGKLDRKALPAPEVQSGEPGRAPATAQEALLCRLFGEILGLDAPAGADDSFFELGGHSLLGTRLISLIRTEADVELPIRALFETPTPAGLALLLGDARPARRALSRGPRPEHLPVSYAQQRLWFLSRLDGAEAATYNLPVALRLTGSVDSAALAAALRDVVGRHEALRTVFREVGGSPVQLVLDGAAPRLDIVEVREKELRAALDATAARGFDLSADLPLRATLFRLGEREHVLLLVLHHIAADGWSMGPLARDLSVAYTARCRGEAPAWNELPVQYADYALWQREVLGSEDDPDSVVSGQLEFWRQTLAGVPEELSLPADRPRPPHFSYRGDVVPFALDADVHAGLAALARESGASLFMVLQAAVAVWLGKLGAGTDVPLGTPVAGRTDSALDDLVGFFVNTLVLRTDTSGDPTFRELLDRVRETDLEAYAHQDVPFERLVDLVSPERSLARHPLFQVMLTLQNAGGSDLELPGLTVRNEDTDTGAAKFDLSLTFGERSAGDGSPAGLDGFVDFALDLFDRTTVETFLGRLERVLRAVVADPDAPVGTVDVLSTAERTDILTTWNDTTTPVLTGTLPDLFQAQAARTPTHTALAAADGESLTYSELNQRANRLARHLIGHGAGPERIVALVLPRSVELLVAELAVLKTGAAFLPIDPAHPIDRIAYTLDDANPVLVLTRDLSRLPHTTTGTRTILHIGDLPLGDHAFHDNAATDLTDADRLSPLTVAHPAYVIYTSGSTGRPKGVVVSHTGVGNLASAQIDRFALTPHSRLLQFASPSFDASVSEVFTTWLSGATLITATADHLRPGPDLADTVRDLHVTHATIPPAALAAMQPSDLPTLTTLVVAGEAVPAQVVANWAPGRRMINAYGPTETTVCATMSTPLTGTPPDSVPIGTPITNTRTYVLDEGLRPAAPGVVGELYVAGTGLARGYLNRPELTAERFIACPYGTPGERMYRTGDLARWTADGELTYLGRTDDQIKLRGHRIELGEIETALRHLDGIRQAAATLREDRPGDRRLVAYIVTDDSHTTDPTTVREALRTSLPEHMIPAAIVPLDTLPLTVHGKLDRTALPAPDITATGAGRAPRTVQEALLCDLFAEVLGVEAVGVDDGFFDLGGHSLLATRLASRIRDELGVELPVRSVFEHPTVAALVRQLGSESGVRPPVRAVERPAEVPLSFAQRRLWFLGHFDGPSAAYNIPLALSLSGDLDREALAAALRDVVDRHESLRTVFPDTDGRPRQLVLEAAALGLGLPVTEVTEAELPGALSAAAGHAFDLTADVPLKADLFALAPDRHVLHLLVHHIAADGASLAPLARDLSTAYAARRLARTPDWEPLRVQYADYTLWQREVLGSEDDPDSKVSAQLEHWRTALADLPEELALPTDRPRPQRSSHRGGLVPLELDAELHARIATLARRTGTSVFMVLQAATAALLTKMGAGTDVPIGTPVAGRTDSALDDLVGFFVNTLVLRTDTSGNPTFRELLARVRDTDLAAYAHQDVPFERLVEVMNPERSAARHPLFQVNLTFHNQTPAADGLELPGLTFGGHPVEHSVAKYDLALSLTEQRAPDGSAAGITGALEFAVDLFDASTADSLAERFVRLLSTWTEEPDRALGDVHVLDVAEWDAALAGAGAVVDRAGADGPSLAELFEDRAAGTPDATALLCGDRTVSYRELNASANRLARRLVATGAGPGRFVGLALPRSVELVTALLAVIKSGAAYVPMDPDYPADRLAHMVADSSPALVVTTSGVDLSGVDCGDAALLVLDDPHVPADLTDLADDDLTDTERGGLLCPGSAAYVIYTSGSTGRPKGVVVPHGNVVRLFSATDHWFGFGPDDVWTLFHSYAFDFSVWEIWGPLLHGGRLVVVPFEVSRSPEDFLELLADQKVTVLNQTPSAFHQLMRAEGERPDLAARLTLRYVVFGGEALDLWRLEEWYGRHREDAPRLVNMYGITETTVHVTHRALDQLTAKSAPGSLIGRPIPDLRVHVLDARLAPVPAGVVGEMYVAGAGLADGYLGRHALTAERFVADPYGPPGTRMYRTGDLARRTKDSDLEYLGRADQQVKIRGFRIELGEIEACLASHPQTGQVAVVVREDRPGDRKLVGYVVPQAESGAPEAEDLRKHLRTQLPEYMVPSAFVTLDVLPLTANGKLDRKALPAPDFAAAAGGRAARTEREELLCGLFAEVLGLPAVGVDDGFFDLGGDSIVSIQLVARARRAGLLLTPRDIFEHKTVEALATVAAVVDRTADEGPDAGIGTVGATPIVRWLEERGGPVDRFNQSTLLQVPAGASAGHLTAALQTLLDHHDMLRARLTRGADGWSLEVPERGTVDAGDLLYRAALPSGPVRAESLAEALEEHATAAWDRLSPENGVMVQAVWFDAGPDHPGRLLLIAHHLVVDGVSWRVITPDLAAAYQALAGGGKPVLEPVPTSFRTWARLLNEEAHKPARVGDLSRWTTMLAAAEPLLGERPLDPARDTRATARTLTLSLAREHTEPLLTSVVSAFHAGVNDVLLTGFALAVAEWQESRGRSTRGVLVDLEGHGRTGPGDAACDLSRTVGWFTGIHPVRLETGHQDWERLAATGSGAGRVLKQVKEQLRAVPDNGLGYGLLRYLNPNTRAVLAELAPPQIGFNYLGRLGGGGEAAEAADWGPAPESGGLGGGSDDAMPLAHPLEVNAFTQDGPGGPQLVATWTWAGELLGEEDVAGLAEGWFRMLRMLAEHAAAPEAGGWTPSDLPLVSLSQHDIDGLGDDLDEAFEDDLEDDFDGPDASDGHRDRGTRQNQQNTAHDDAEAGTDWRNR